The segment AACCTGAATGACCAGAGTAAACACTTCAGGCTGAATGTAATGGAGAACCTGGCCACAGGCCTCGTCTTCGTCATCGTAGTAGTCAACGTCTTCATCACTGCCTTTGGAGTACAGAAACCCAATCAGAAGGCCTGACCAGGACACAGAAATGCATCACCACCCCGTTAGGTACACACacgttctctcttctcccctctctcaaaCGCAAACAGGAATTGTTTGCACTTTCCCCCAATAGTTTGTCCATGACTCAGCAGCTGTCCTGTTCTCCGTATCTCCTGACCTTCCTAAACGCCCATGCTCCCCCAACCTGACCCATAAATACGCACTGTTCCAGGACTCGACAGAAACTTCCACTAGAAAACACCCCCCAACAAAACTCAACTACTGTCTTTTTACCATTCCAGAACCCGTTTGTCCCGATGAGAGAGAGGTTTGCTTTCATAAAcaacactgtgtgtttgtgtaggagaCCAACAGGAAAACAGAGACAACAGCCAGGGATCATGTGACCTCCGTGTCTGCCTCCTGCCCTGTACTGTAGTTATCCCCagcaagcaagcacacacactttccctatctctcgctcactctcacacacaaatACTCCAAGCCACAGCATTGAGGAAGGCTGAGCACCGAATGTAAATTTTTTATCACATTTATGAGGTGAAAGGAGGACGTCATGGGTCTTGCTCAGACAGCCTGGGCCACTGTGCCTGACGGGTCTGAAGGGCACATGTATGGAAAAAGAGTCTGTGCCTCACTCTCAAATCATAGAGAACACATTCAGCTTGTGTCGTAGTCTTGTAGTATGCTGCATTTACTACATTTAAATAGAACAAATCGTTGCAGCATTGAACAGCAGTTGATGTGAAACTTGATCAATAAAAGAGCTAGCATTGCACTACATCAAGGATCTGCAATATCCCGGCTAGATGTGCCACTGATAATCTCGTCTCAGACCAAGACACATAGAAGAGCTGTGAGAAGAGTGCATGGTTATTTTGGCTGTGTGGTGACTCACTATCATCAGATGCAGATAGAGAAAGAACTGCTCATTAAAGCTGAGGCCTTGATTAGACTCAGTACTGTTACCGCATACACAATTAACATCTCACTTTCTCAGACTCTGTACATCCTTGTACCATTCAGTCTCCAGCATTGAATACACAGCTCATGGTGAAGAATTTCATTGGTTAGCTTAATGTAATAGAAATAGCTATAAAAAAAAATCTAGTTTGACGGTTCTGTTCTTACCGCTCAAAATAAGATCATATGGCATTGTAATCCTAGGTTTGGCAGGGACACTCATAATTACTATTGTAGCTATGTACTGATGGAGTCTGAGGGAACATGACATCATAAACTAATGATACATTCCCCTTTCTTTCCCATAGCTTCCATTGCTAACCATGGAATCACACAGACAGACCATGATCCAGATAGTGACACACAAATCCACTAACCAGGACAATAGACAGATCTATAAACATTTTGTATATCAATTGCTCTCATGCACTGTATCTGGCTCTAACTTAGTGTAATACCCCTGAGTTGGTTGGAGGAGTCTGGAATGAAAAGAACTTCTGAAGGATTTCATATTCAGATGCGCTTCATCATCATCATGGCTGCAGATCATTCTAATTGGGACTaatagctgtctgtctgttgggaCTGGGAGTACTGGGATTCAAACAGAACAATCACTCTAGTGACACCCTCCCCACTCCCTCACCCCTCCAATCCGccactcacccctcctccccatctgCTCTTTGATCTGGGTCTccctacagacagaaacagatATAGAAACACACAGCTCACTGAAGCAAAGCTACTGAGAATAGACACCAGGACTCTTAACTGCCACAGAGAATCATCATCTACCAGACGTCACTCATCATCTATCTTACTGTAACCAGTAAGGGTACTAGAGAAGATTCCATAGAGAAATACACATGTTCACTTGAACTGCAGAATAGTAACCACACCTGTCGTGTAAAGCTGCTATGGCACTTGTGATCATCTTCATAGCAGCTCATTTCATTATCCTCTTATCTGGCCTGCAGATGTCTCTGGGCTAGGTCAGGAGTGCCCTCTAGTGGTATTTTTGGTGCTATTGCAATGATGTGAGATCTTTGTATTACATTGTCAGGTTACCACTCTCACAGATACGCCCTGTTCTGGTAATAAATGAACATCCAAAAAGCACCATACTGCCTGAAGTGCTGCTGGCTTCTGTAATGTGTAAGTATGTTATTTGTGTAaaccaaatatatttttttgtgatgtTTGTATTGTTTCCCACCCCTGATTTACTCCTAAAACAAGTCACACCAAAATGAAATGTTAAAAAGAACAGCTGTTACTAACATTAGCAATGTTTTAGCATGTGTGTACAGGTATGTGCACTAGTCTATTCTTGTTTTTTTCCCCAGAACATTCTACATTCCTAATTATGAAATGTATTTTTCTTAAATAGAATAGTTATTctttatttgtcctatttcacacatgtacatgtGTGTACTAATATGCATGTGTGAATTGGATATGTGTTTTTTTGTGCATTTCCCACTCTACCCGAGACATccctgagagtggggtcacggaATTTGCCTGATCTTTGCTTCAACTTTTTTTCTCTTAAACTGGTGCAACTATCAATACGCAACCAAACACTTTACAGTATTATAGCACATTCACATTTCTTCCCATCAAAAGAAAACAACATTCAAGATAAGAATTCTGTTAGTTTATTATGGTGATATTCCTCAGTTCTCTGTTAACAATGGGATAGAAACGAGCTGTAATTGTCAGTCTCTCAGTGCAACTACATGTGAAGACGTGCAAGGGGTAGTGTAAGGTTGACTTGGAGACTGTGAATAAGCTGTTGACTGTCAATCACAGTGTTAGAAGGCACTGAGCGGTGAAAATGGATGTGTTGCTAAGGACACTCAGAAACGGTAGCATGTAAATGTAGTATGACAACACCGTGACAACATTCAAACAACAGACTGGTTAGGCTTTCAGTCTTTCGCTTCAAACTGGGGTGCAGTGCAGACTTACAGTCTCCCTCCACTCCGGATGTTTAAAAGTCATCCATTCCCTCAGTAAAAAGGCCCTCCATTTGGAATGAGCTGTAGAACTTCAAATTAAATATTCAAGTTAGCCCAGAATTAAAGGTTCAGATTAAGTTAACCAGGGCATTTTGATTCCCTGTGATATTTAAGAAATCCTATATGACACTCTTACaaagagcatggaggcactatgTCTGATTATACAAAGACATATTCAATAAATAAGTCAAATTTTCACTTAAAAATGCAGGGGTACTGTTGAAATACAATACTACTTACAAGTATgtacaaatatattttttaaatagcaCCATTTTAGTTCCCCCTGCAGGTAAATGTTTGGCATTGCAAAGATAATTGTTTTAGCATTTCCCACTGAATATGGCCTTATTGAATTTTGGATCCATCCTTGGCGTGGGCAAGGAGAACCTCACTGGTCCCTCTGCCCAGTCCCAGCACTGAGAAGCTCAGAAATGGACCAGTAGCACTCAAATTACCCTCTgtcggacagagacagagggaaaggaagtgaggaatagaggagaggaggaatggagagacgggAAGAAAGAAATGGAGAAAAATGGATAAACGTGAATGACAGCAAGAGCATGACAGGTCAAGTACAAAAGTATTGGGGAAtaaaagtggagagagagggagggtgaataCATCGATGACACAAGGACATGAAATGTTAAAACGTATAAGACACAACCTTCTTTTCCTTCCATAATTACCAAATCAGTGCACGTCATTGTGCAGTGAACATCTACTTCTAAGGTATTTTTAATCATTCAATGAGAAACCTTTTCTTCCTGAATGAAGGACTTACCTCCATAATAATAGAGCAGAGCTAAGCCCACTGCAAGGCTAAAGCAACTCAGGAAGAACAGAGGtcctgcagagagaggggagagatagtaTGCATCGTCTTGATGAGGGGGCACTGGACCGTGTAAATGGTAAGACAATCTCATAACATggtagacagacaaacagagacaagcAGGCATCATCATAATGAGTGATGTTATACCCATGGCTTCCtctaaagaaaaaaaaatatctCCCTCGACCATGTGATCGGTAGTTGCTGGTTCATTAGAACTGTTCATTGACCTATTGTAAGCATATCAAAGTATTCAAAGGAATTAGGATAGAGGTTGTTTCGCGGGCGTGTGAGTGACACGTGAGCTGGTCTGACCTATAAAAGCAGAGAACTGGGGCTGATCACACTGAATGGAGGTTACTAAATGGCCACATGATGCTTAGCTGAGGTTATGGAGGTGACAGGGATGGATGCTTGACTGAAAAATGTGCTTAACCTACTCATAAGAAGCAACAGTTCCACAAAATTCTATTCCAAACAGGTCATTCGTTCAACTTCGAAGAAGAAATATAGTTGTTCACTAACATTTGCATTCTGAAGGAACTGTCAACTTGTATCCAGTCAAGTCGTTAGTTATCCTTAGCACTAGTGTAATATTGGATTTACCCCTGTCATTAAGTACATATCTCTCCATGCGGCGGGCCACAGTGTTAGTCCCCATTGGGTCTGCAGGCTCTGGAACAGAAACACGGAACACTGTTAGTCAGTCTCCACagcatcacacacagacacacaaattgGCAAACATCTGTAAATAGGAAACTGACAGTGAAAGAGACAGATatagaaacacacagagaaagagagagagaaaagaccggtatacagacagacagacacacacagcaagaGATCAGTAAATCTCCTCAGCGCTGTACCTCTTCTGCGGCTGACTCTGGTAGGCAGGTTGAAATAGACATTGTAGGCGTGGATCTGAAGCCCCCTGTAGAACTCATGACacgcctcctctcccttcccctgcagGTGCACCAGCAGCTCAGCCAATCGCACCACAGTGGGCACACTCAGGTTCCTGAACTGGAGCAGAATTAGACTTGCCTCCAATCACAAGTGTCCACACAGCTGCCTTATGCCCAATTATCCATAGTGCATTCATGGATCTATAATAAGTACTTCATCCTGACTGTTATTGTCAATTATTCCCTAGAATCACAAAATACTACACAACACGTATCAAAAACAGAATAATTTCAAATTGCATGACCATTTGTGGCTGAAAAAGTAGAGGCCTGGATGGTGAGGGTTCCCTGGTGAGAGTGGTGATGTAAAGCTGTGTGCACCCTGTAGTGAAGTACTCA is part of the Oncorhynchus masou masou isolate Uvic2021 chromosome 33, UVic_Omas_1.1, whole genome shotgun sequence genome and harbors:
- the LOC135527529 gene encoding caspase recruitment domain-containing protein 19-like, producing MAAPWSYSDGYHVQLQRDSQFLCSDQRMHTELVDKLVLQLNRTYPQILTDKEAQRFRNLSVPTVVRLAELLVHLQGKGEEACHEFYRGLQIHAYNVYFNLPTRVSRRREPADPMGTNTVARRMERYVLNDRGPLFFLSCFSLAVGLALLYYYGEGNLSATGPFLSFSVLGLGRGTSEVLLAHAKDGSKIQ